TGCTAGCTTTAAGATTAAAATCAGTTTTCCTATTACTAGTTTTGTTACTTATTTAGAGCCTTTTGTTGATATATTGAAATCCAGGATAGATCTATTCATCTTGTGACTCCTGAAGTTGTAACCCCTTTTCATGAAATTGAAACAACTTTCATTCCTTCTCATGAAATTGAAACAATTTTCATTCCTGGATGTCCTCTAACATTGTGGCATTTTCTTTTGGAATTGTTTGCTTTCTGCCTTCTGATAATTTTTGAGTTTATAGATAGAATGAAGAAATTGTTGCCTACTTGTTTGGTTTCCTTGCAATGTACCCAATTTGTGTTTACTGATTAGTCTTTTTACCTACTGATGGATCATCCTTTTATCCGTGCATTTATCTGTATTACACCTGTACAACTTATTGAATCGATGGAGTTCGTGAAGTGTTCGTTGATATGCTTACGATGTCTTGagttgatataaatatatggatGTTTGGATGTTCATTTCAGAATAATCACCATGATCGATGTTATAAGATTTCAATATTTGATTAGATATGGAGTAATTAGTTTATACCAGTAGCTAAGACAAGTTGCTAGTTGTTTGTTGTAATTTCAAGGTATTAGACATACACCACTTTTAAAAGtgatataatataaagaaaaatcttGTGTAAACGTATTGAAAACACTCCAACAGATATCTGTTTGCATaaattttataagtatataattGTATCTTTTTTGAGCCTCAAATGCGTGTTGCCGGTTCATGGAGCTGGTTTGTCTATGAAACCCGGTGATGGGGTCATGTTTGTACCCTCAGCAGCACGAATGTTGTGAAATTCCATCAGATGTGCCACTCTAATACAGGGATATGGTTTATGGGAACACTATATTAATAGATCAAGATGCATAGGAACAACAGTTGGTACTTTCAGAAATTTTGTTCTTTATAAAGCTAGAAAATGCTATTAGAAGTTGCCAAGGAACTTTTACAACTTAACAGTGCATAAATAGACtcaaaataaaaactattttaCTACTGCTTGGCAAGCAATTCATAGATATTGACTGGCcctgattataaaaaaaaaagttctgcTTCCACACATGCCCGTGACCCGGCTCTTAGTAACTGCACAGGGTCACGCAGGTGACATGAATGACCCGAGAACCATTTAGTGCCCGAAAACCTTCTAAGGCCCATTCATAAGCCCATACAAAGCCTTCAGCCCTAAAATATCATCTAAAGCCAATCCTTTTACAGACCCATCATAAATTATACTCCACATTATGGCATTTTCATCTTTGCTATGGTCTAATCCAAGCAGATGTCCTATTTCATGAAGAGCCACTGTCTCCAAATCAAGTGTTGAAGGAACGGGTCCAGGCCCAACAGACCAATTCTCATCTGCATCATAATGAAATCTTCCGTCTGTTGGCGCATAAGCATGTGCTATTATACCATAAGGCCCATCAAAAGCTTGCCCATCTCCATGCTCCCCTCTTTCAAGCCCGATCTTTAAATCTGCACCCGTGATTTCTTCAACTCTAGTAAATGTGAAGTATCCAGAAGAAGCCAAAGCCCAGGTGTCGAAAGCACGAATGACAGGAGGTATATATTCATTTGGAAAGCTTAGGTTGAATGCATACGTGAGGTTGGTTTTACCCGCAGGCCATCTAAAAAAGCCAGGAAAGAGTTTATAATGAGACACGGTATGTAAAAAATTTGTGTTAGGTTGGTTATATCTGATATCACGCTGTCCACAACGAGGCAAGAGCATTTGTGAAACCGTGGGCTTATCTAGTTTTCCCGTTGGGTTCAAACGGTAAAAGTTTTGATAACGTTTGAGAGCAGCCTCAAGGTCTTCATCAAAGTAGTAGTTTTCGGGACTCATGTTGTAAGGGAACTTTTTGTAATTTAGATAACCGAATCGGGCTAGGTATAATTTGAGGTCATGGAGGGCTGGTGCAATGCTACCTTTTTCATAATCTTGAAGGTTTTTGATGAAGTAAAAAGGTGATGAATTTAGATGATGACCAAAAATTGGCAGAACAGAAAACAATGAGATTaacaaaaaggataaaaaagCAATGAAAGCCATTAGTATAATTTAGTAGAGTGTTGTGGTAAGAAGTTGAAAGTTACTGGGACTTTTTATAGCAATGGCAATGGGGGTATTGGTCGTTGATTTCGCCCTCCATTAACTTTGGATATTCAATCAATTACATACGTAGTATATATTATCTTGTCTAAAATTATTCGAGTAGTATATCAAAATGGTCTCAATTtgtatttattgtttttgtgCGTTTTAACTTTTGCCATTATGAAGAAAATTATAGCTAACTAAATTAGTGGATCAGATATGTTACAAATTTAAACAGAttttaaaattcaaatggtTTAGAGTGTTAGAGCTCGTTCAACTGGATTAATTAGCGCtacatatatttatagaaaaatgCTATATTGCTATGATTATAAACCATAATTTAAAAACAGAATTTCCGCAAATCAAATCACGTgattgttttgtttctttttaatgaTTATACCAACTCAAATATTATGTATGTTTGTAAACATCTTTTTTCAAAGGGAAATAAGACTAATAATCAAAACCTATGTTACAATTTTTTTGGGGGGATAAAGAACTTTTAACCGGGTTAGTATAAAATCTATCTATGACATTTATATATCCCTTTAAAGGTGATGCATCCAATCCTAaaatttagttaataaaaagtttcgttttcatatttaacatttacataacaataattataacaaattaTCTTAATACTATCCGGTTGCTTAAACTTGTTTATGTAGTATGACAAGAAGATTCTTAAAAGGGATAAATATTTGTGAATATAACTAATTATGCATcgtatgtatttatgtatatatgacaACTATATAAGATGTcatttgtaagtttttgattgatcgaatacataaaataaataatatttgaaactttattattataatgaaCGCAATTAGTTTTTCTTTCACGTTATAAACATTAATTCATAATTAGTATACTTTTATccctttttaaaagaaaaacaaattccCAAGGTTTCCGAAACTCCCAATCAATTCATCCACAAATAAAACAGTAGTTTTCGAACTAAATAGAATATCCCAATTCCAATATCCCAATATAAACCGTAGTTTTCGAACCAAATAGAATTTCTCAATCTCAATATATATCTTCTTTATAAATAAGTCTAACATTTCTATACTTATGTCTATTTATCAAGTTTTATTAACATTCACTAGATTGATGCTCACGCAATGCAGCGGCAGTAATGGCAACGGtgatggtgtggttattaacgtaaaaataatttcattgtGGTCAGACATGTGATGAATTGTTACGGTGGGGATATCAAAGGGGGAGGAGGGGAATGAATTTTGAGTtagagtttttgctatgtgtttctACATAAGGGAGAGATAaaggttgaatttttttaaaggcaTTTTAGTCACTATCTATAAAACAGAAATAaggatgtattaagatggaAAGTAAATGTGTtatttcaggttcttaaaattaagaagaaaaaaaaggtagtttgttttataaaggaatatAGATATGAACATCTTTTATAATTGATCGTATAAAAGATGTAAATCACACGCAACCAAAATCCCAAATCAATAAGCAACTAAACACACCCCTTATTTACGTCTTTTAAAGCGCATTGAATTACAATTAATTCATAACAATCTTGTTCAAAACACAAACATGCTCAACAATCTTAATAAGCTTTGATAGATGTAGAAGGCTTAGAAGCCAATTTAGACCCATTACTCTTCTTTGTACAATCTTGCCCGTTTCTCGACGCCAAAGCAACCAAAAACGGCCCGATTCTACCACCGGCACGAGCAGCAGCAGCCACGGCCGGCGTACTAGTACTTTTACACGCATGATCCGATTGAAACCTATGTTTCAAACAAAACTTGCTTTGGCAAGACTTGCAAGTACTTGTATTTGAAAAGGTAAGGATCTCTTTACATCGTCTAACCCCACAAGTcggtttcttcttcttttttggaTCACAATCTCCAGATTTTTCGTGTTTCGATATAAGTAAATTCATCTCGGCTTCTCCACCTGTGCTGTTTCGTGGAATCTCGATTGACATTGAGCAAGTTTCGCATACGAGTACTTTTCTACTGTTATGGTCCGAGTTTGTACATTCGTGTGACTTGTATGATCTATGTTCCACACAAAAAAcctacaatatataaatatcaaaagatTAATTAAACCATTAAAAGAGGTTCATTTTAAAAGTTCGAGGTTTTTAAGCTCCTAAAAACCCAAAAAGCCCTTTACCAAAGGGACCCTTAATAATACAATAACAACCATCCAACAATAAAACTTCCACAATTGCTAGGACatgtattaaaaaatttatataattatgcCAATGagctttttatttaattacgGGAACTATAAAAAgttatgtatagatatatacctTGTGACAACCATCACACTTGAATGGAAGAAAATCAAGTTGTTTGCAATCAGAAAGCTGACAGTGTTGGCCTAAATCAGGAAAAGCTTCTGTTCCTCCTCCCATgatgacaatttttttttttatcttaagaTAGAATTAAATTTTGCAGGATGAAATAGATGAcgataataattttgttagctAAATTTGTGTTGGAATTTTTTTGGGGGAAGTcgtatatatagatacacagATATAGTTTTATTATGGGTTGGCTTGGGGCGTAAGACATGAATCATATATGTGTAGGTACGTGTTTGACCGAAAGCTTCTAGGTGGTTCTTTCGATCTTAGGTGGATAAGTAGTGTGGGACCGACACGTTAACGAGATAACGCGCTGTGGTGTTTTTTGGGCTTTAAGTTGAATTAAATGGTATGGGCCTCTGGGGTAGGCTTGACTAGTTGGATTGGgagtaaataaagaaaatttatatgtatgtaatgtAGCTAGTAAATATCTGAACATGATCCAAAATGCATAACGAGCCCAGCCcattaaaatatatgttatgaTTTGCTCATTTGAATATTTGACCAAGCAAAAAgccaaaaatcatgtttttctttttggtttatgAAGCATTGGGTgtgcattttttttgtttataaaaatacccATTGAGTCATAAGGAATGAATTAAACTTGTAATTACTTCTTAGAATCATAATTATAGTGCAAATGTACCGACAGTATGAACAAACCAATGCATAATGAAACACCAAACCACTAATCCACCTCACAAATATAGTGATGAGACTCGAAtccaaatagaaaaaaaaaaaaaaaaaaagtaatggagggaactccatcatataaaaaaaaaaagaaaagtaatggagggaacTCTAGCCCTGGTATCataattggatacccatcgactcatCACGTATGggtcatatgatgccggtacaatacctccatcTTAACCCCCACATGATCCCGGGCACCCCTAAGGATGGAAcacgcgtatttaaacttcacatgtgggtctaggcttcattggtaacgggtactttaaaagaattatttttttgtatcaAACGGCGATCGAACCTAGAACCTTAAGATCATCAACTAAGTCTTACCATTAGGCTAACTTCTTGTTGGTCCcatcatatcaatatataaagtattttatGTTCTTTTAACCAAGTTGGAAACTTACtaattggttatatatatagggtagagatccggAGAGAAGATccgtttttaaattttttttagcttgttttcttgattttttttttctttttttcacctttttcatcctttttttctttaactaactcaatccataaaaaaatatataaaataaaaaaattttcaaccCGAGTTAGTgggttatacatgtaagggtagGGTACGGtacgggtttcgcccttaaggatattaataaggggtagttggtgggagtgataggtcgtagagggtgataggtaatagggggtgatcggtgatggggtgatctacctaacgggcttcgtCCTTCGccatcatggctccgccataaaTTGAGAGGCTTCGCTTATAGTTTACAGGCTACCCCCTTTggaataaaaattttttaaaattttttagaatttttctatggaattaataaattaaagagagaatgaaaaaaataaaaaaagttaaaaaaaaaaacaaactaaaaaaaataaaaaacgaaccttctctccttaaggttccttctcatttgatccctatatatatatatggtaacactccggtgagaacacttttaaaataagaacggtgacaacacttaaaaacatcatgttgatgcattaaaagtccataaaactaacatagtgcttaactaattatcattatttaagtgtttaacaacacattgatccgtcaaaattgaaaaaattacgttttttgttttgtgcatccatcttagatgcatattcatcaaaatgatgcatccaataaaaaacgtgattttttcgattttgacagatcaatgtgttgttaaacacttaaataataataataattagttaagcactatgttagttttatggacttttaatgcatcaacatgatgtttttaagtgttctcaccgttcttattttaaaagtgttctgaccggagtgttaccatatatatatatatatataacatattatccattatcatacatatatatgggtAAAAGACTAAAGACAAATGAACCCATCCCAATACTTGATATATATGAAGTTCATCTGATTTAAGTTTAGCCCTCACACGTTCATTTGGGTAGCTTACAAAGTTACAATAGAACTTAaaactaggggtgttcatcaaaccgtcAAAACCGGATTAAACCGGGgtatttggattggtttggtcggattgagttgttaaagCCTGGTCTGacgttttaatttttgaaaaaccgggttccttggttcggttacggtttgagcaaaacgtaaaccgtcaaaaaccggactcgaccaaaagatatatatgtacatatataatatattacttcacatatttatcaaattttacCGAAGatatttgatgtgactaatttatacccattacccacatcgttattggccattttaatatatgtttttagtcgtttttgtatgcatctgacgcgtttatggtgtttgttagtgtttacaggctctaaacaggttacgcgtctatttggtacattttcgggtgattattggccaggaagtacgttatgttgatgagagttgatttgaatGGACGAGACGgcagagcttagcaagtaatcgAGACCGAAATAAATTGGTCATGTACAAGctcttgactgcgccgcagtggggatgcactggcccactgcgccgcagccccGATCCACGGAAATTCATGGAcaaacccccactgcgccgcattgGGGATGGCAACAGAAGGACTGCGCCACaggttgttgaagaagaaaagaagtcgTGGAatcatactgcgccgcagtggtgatcacacgaaccactgcgccgcagtcagccgaagtcaaGAACGACCaatacctcactgcgccgcagtgagggaagtcttaaccccactgcgccgcagtgggtgcacgggagaacaGACCCTgccttgtttctgcatcagattttggaggggtataaatagaaaaccccAGGTCGAATTTCAATCATccaaaatctttctaggagctgctctatcaagattcttccttctccaatcaagtgaaacacttaggcggactcatcgaagatattacgggcacccatctagatcgtatctactttttgtctagcattttattttcttcaaacaattggtacatcatgtttctcttatattttattcattattgtgaattgatcatgagtggctaactgtttaatcatctaccttgatgaaactagacggataatgtgattgcaatatttttaattcaaaaggatttatttaattatcgttgttctgtgatcttgatgatattaattcttttcattaattaatttcggtattggttgcatatgattcttcgttggtggtaccagttgaatgtgtatgtgattttaaaatgattacttgtctataagtaattatcactagttcatgatatgatagtgaatatcattttaagaaaagattagttttgtcaacgtgattgatatcggttggtggtaccacgttattgtcacataggttcagttgataatttgatagtcaataaaactgattgttagaagaattgtcttggttttggtggtaccggcttgggtaattcgactagtagttaggtgattcgataatttgttcacggttggtggtaccacgtgagtagcttaatcttgtcacgattatcttttaaactctagagaatttgttcttcatcaaatgcaatcacatttgaagtcaagggaagtcaaggtggatgagtTTTAATTATACTGTCTGCactgttcttttaaatttatgcaaacattttgcaaaaccgatttatttaattgtcaaaaagGAATTTCGAAGCAATATCCGTTTTTcaaaccattttacaagcaactaatcatttcccagtccctgagaacgaactcaaacttacctcttaactatattacaaacgatcgggtccactgcccgtgagtgcgtagtagtgagtttttgggtagttttagtttataaatttaaagctcgattttgcacatcaataTTCTACTTACTTATTTTAGTATTATGCGCAATATATTATCAGGTATTTTAGttcagatatattataaaaaaaaaatttggtagaCATTTATAAGATATCttaataaacatttatttatattatatatatctaatttttctttcattctttcgtatttttagtttatctttttatttttttcatcttcattactcCACTATTTTCCACTCAaagatcaaaattataagactcgagtccttcatcacctttaatatttcatattttgtgagtataaaacacaatatacttttaattttatctgtgtctttattaataatattaagatcatagtgttcgtgatatttatttgagtaataaaagaaagaaaaaaatatatatacggaatatatatgcataaaattatttggggataaaaatgaaaaaaaaaaaatcacaaaaccGTTGAACCGGTCAAACCGGACCGacttacatggtttggtttggtccggtttgaCAACACACCAGGTCCGGTTTGGTTTGAAATAAGTTGAAACCGCGAATCctggtttggtttgagatttagtcaaaaccaGACCAAACCGGACCACAAACACCCCTACTTAAAACCACTAAAAAGTGTTGAAATCTATATCTAAGTCTTCTATATTATAATGAAGTTAAGTTATAACTGAGCTTAGATTAATTTGGAAAATAAGTAAAAGTTGGATTAGTTGGAAAACCATTGTTTTTGAACATAGAGGTCAGGATTTAATTCTCATTTCTTGCAAATTATTGAGGTTAGATGTGAGGAAAATAATGTTAAGcatatgatatatgatgattaGTACTGGTGGATTGGTGGTACGTTGATACTTCCAAGAAGACGTGTTTTTGTGACTTTTAGCAAACAAAAGGGAAAGTTGCCCATTTGTAAAGACAAGGAATAATACCCTTTCGTTTCGATAAAGTTCTAAAGCATAATcctacccatttttttttttttaactatttctGTTTCTTTCAATGCTTTATTAACCATGCGTCCCTGcccacataaaaaaaaaaaaaaaaaaaaaaaaaagaaaaagaaaagtaattggatggaaacccCCTGAttccatgtaccatttggtacccactaatccctCAGCCAGGCTAGTGTTCAGGTGATTCTTAACCAATTAATAATCtcctgattatctcaagttaagacttgaacccaagacctccctTAAAAAGTGACGGTTGGTGGCGACTAGGCTATTACCCAATTGATTGATCTCTTACGTTTCATTTTACAGGTTGAAATGGTAATATGGACTGCTCGGATGATCGAGCTAGTAACGGACCAAATATGGTAGTTGGTCCATAATTAACAAAGTCATTCTTCATAACTAAAATCGAAtggtttataaaagaaaaaaacataaaaaataaaaactcgtGTGGCATTCTTCAACTTAAAAAATCCAAAAGTGATGGCCTTAAAgtaatttttgttatgtgtTCTTGCTTCTTTTGCAACCAATAGGTAGTTACATATAAAGCATTTGGTATGTACAATAAACGTAACACTCAATATGGTCTTTTACGAGTTATGGGTCTGATACCACCTACGACGGTGTATGAGAAAGACTCTATATATAGAGGCAATAAACCAATAGTGTTAATAATTTGATCCAATCATTTGGTTATGATAATGAATATCTAAAGtaaatatatgcataaaaaaccATTAATATCTACATACATATCTTTACAGGCAGTCACTAACGAAATTATTAATTCAACTGATATGATTAAGTAAATCTTAGCCTACCTACTATTACAtaaggaaaataataaattcttttaaaaattagcttaaaaattcttttaaagttttaaaaaggtGACATGTATTATCCACTAATTCTATTTCCTAATCTTGTtccttgattttttcacatgtcattatTCAATAGAACACTAATTctgaggatttttaggctattttattaaaagtattaataatttcccatttatataaatatcactataaataaaattttggtaTATAGAAATAGTGAACTTTTTAGATGTTGATTTTGGCACTTTACAGAAAGAAAAGTGGGTATGAACAGGAAAAGAATGGTTACCTCAAAACTAATCAAACACAAGACAACAAGATCAAGTGGATGCCAGGAGtcatataacataatcaagAGGGCCCCAATTTTAGTCACCAATTTCAAAGGATTGTACCTTTTGGTTAAACCCTTGCTTCATGACTTTGAAAATGCAGGCCTAATTAACCCCTTAAATGTCAACATTAGAATACTCACATGCGAAACAATATTTGTCCTTTTGTTTTTGGAAGTTATTATTTCAAgttaaaatgaaatattaatCGTGGGAAATGTGGAGTTAATGCAAAAAATGgtgtatttgaaaaaaataattactaaattaatgtttttctaaaaatatttgcaaacttatttattaaaatgatgtttttataagttttttatattttgtcatCTCTATTAGaccattaaaacttaaaagtttgaaacttatataaaaaacttttaagtttcaatGGTCTAGTAGAGAtggcaaaatataaaaaacttataaaaacacTATTCTggtaaataatattaaaaaaacactattttaacaaatatatttaaaagaacatcattttggtaattatttgtttcaaatacaCTAATTTGGGCATTAACTCGGGAAATGTGGGCAAGGTAACAAATTAGTATCTGCACTGATATAACTATAATTGGCATTGTAATTAACTATCGTGGGCAGAGtggattttcttttttatgatgTACTCGATCTAGCAActttgctagataaattaatgACATACCATTGTGATGTAAAAAAGAAATACTATAGTATAGTTTTTTGCTAAATGTAAATGATATGTTAACAAGCgtttataatatagatatgtaattcaaaaacattaattcttttaatattaaaaagctACTTAAAATTCTTATTTGTTCGAATAATGTGACATTAAAATCCGAGGCATGTGTTGGTGAAAAAGCTAGTAGACATAGGTTTACCTGAAGTAGCAAAAATTagttataaagtttttttatacGATGGCGGGTGAAGAAAGCCATACGTTATCACCCAGAACATAATAATTTTTCACTCTTACCCTTAGTAAAAGTACAACATATCATCATAGGAAATCGATCGGTGCCCAACGTAGCCAGACATAGTCACCCCAATCTTTAGCCATGTACTAGATAACTTGAAATGCATTTGATTGTTGAGTAGTTGACGTATGGATACACTTCTGCCACTACAAGAAAGTTGGTTTTTGGTGACGAGTTTTCAGAATTCGTTGCCGAAAAACCAAATTTCTTGTTGTGTGCTAGCTTATACACAATTTATCAAATCACTTATTGAGTGCGATTATTGTGTTCGAGAAAAAAGTTTATGCATATAAGACAAGATTGTAGAGTAAGCTAAGGTTTAATAACTAAAATGACCAATTAAATATAATGATCAAAACCATAATCATTGGTGCCATTAAAATCCTTAGCACCCAAgcaaagtatataaatgatacattatacatacatgCATGCTTCCATCAATACTTGTGTAGTTGTGTTCTTTAAAATGTTAGACCACGTTTTGCATTTTTCCGCTAAGAAGTAGTAGTCAACTCTTCACTCCTTTAAGCAGAATAAAAAATCCCACaaatctattattatattaataaaaaaaattgtgaaataagatttttttaaaagttgtattaccatacatctttataatttaattatgacatcatacaaagtattttttttaaaaatatggatcattaatatagatttttattaaatgttcatattattatataagattttaatcatcttattttttgttataataggCAGAAGACtattggtttttttcttttcagataGCGTATTTTTTTTGTCAACCGAATGTGTTTTAACGTGTGTCCACAATTACACAACTTTAGTTTctgtttagttttgttttttacgTAATAAAttatcacaacttttcaacttatttaacgttgttattatacattttaatatgacaacatattttaaagttatttgGGCATCATTCGATTTATTTGCAAAGTGTCTATCCGTTAACCCGGATTGAACCCTGGTTTATTAGCTAGTTGATATATTAACATACAATCAAATTGCATTTCTTACTAAACTCACGCCTTTTGATaattttatattcatttatCTTCTAACCCTTATAATAATTTCCCCACTTATTAAATTccttaaaatttaatatatgaatTATCTATTTTACCCATTACTTACTACTTTACTTTatgaacatatatttttttttcttgaacatAAACTTTGCGCTAATTAATTACACGTACTATTAATCCATTTCAAATttacaatacatataaaaaagttttaccTATAAGGCGGGGTTTGAATCTTGTCAACTATAAATTCATACACTGTTAAGGCCTAGTTGTTGGGGAGCTTAGCATGGTACGTTTTTTCTTGGCCACCGTTGCTCAGCTAATGGTAGCGGGATCCGGTTGTCAAGAAACCTAATTATAGTGAGGGAGTTTATTTCTATTCGAACATCACCTGTACGAAAAAGCTAATTATATCataattattgataaaaaataaattaacaaaaaaactgttttatagaaaacattaaaactaagttaatttaatatactataggaaataaaaacaaatgataCGCAATAAACTCTCCGGCTTTTATATATCAAACTTGGGAACCATCACTAAATACTGATAAGATATAAATTATTTGTTCACTCACATCATGCGGATATTATGC
The Erigeron canadensis isolate Cc75 chromosome 2, C_canadensis_v1, whole genome shotgun sequence DNA segment above includes these coding regions:
- the LOC122587591 gene encoding metalloendoproteinase 2-MMP-like; its protein translation is MAFIAFLSFLLISLFSVLPIFGHHLNSSPFYFIKNLQDYEKGSIAPALHDLKLYLARFGYLNYKKFPYNMSPENYYFDEDLEAALKRYQNFYRLNPTGKLDKPTVSQMLLPRCGQRDIRYNQPNTNFLHTVSHYKLFPGFFRWPAGKTNLTYAFNLSFPNEYIPPVIRAFDTWALASSGYFTFTRVEEITGADLKIGLERGEHGDGQAFDGPYGIIAHAYAPTDGRFHYDADENWSVGPGPVPSTLDLETVALHEIGHLLGLDHSKDENAIMWSIIYDGSVKGLALDDILGLKALYGLMNGP
- the LOC122589182 gene encoding zinc finger AN1 domain-containing stress-associated protein 12, translated to MGGGTEAFPDLGQHCQLSDCKQLDFLPFKCDGCHKVFCVEHRSYKSHECTNSDHNSRKVLVCETCSMSIEIPRNSTGGEAEMNLLISKHEKSGDCDPKKKKKPTCGVRRCKEILTFSNTSTCKSCQSKFCLKHRFQSDHACKSTSTPAVAAAARAGGRIGPFLVALASRNGQDCTKKSNGSKLASKPSTSIKAY